The genomic DNA GCACGGTTCTGGGCGTTGATGGGGCTGATGCCGCCGTTGGCCCGGTAGTGCGTGGCGACTTCCTCCAGCCGCTCATCGGGGATACCGCGGCCGGCGGTGACGTTGCGCAGGAAGGGAATTACGTCTTCCTGGCCTTCCGGGCCGCCGAAGGATGCCAGCAGGATGGCGTCGTAATGCTTCGGTTCCATGCGCCCGTTTTCGTCAACCCCTTCCAGCGGGTTGAACGCAGCGGGCTCGTGGGAAAGGTCGGATGTCATTTAAGTACCTCGGCAACTTCGGCGGCCGGGATACGCCGGCCGGTATAGAACGGAACTTCCTCGCGGACATGGTTGCGGGCTTCAGTGGAGCGCAGGTGGCGCATCATGTCGACCAGATCAACCAGATTGGGGGCCTCCAGGCCAAGGATCCACTCCCAGTCGCCCAGGGCGAAGGAAGCTACGGTATTCGCAAGGACCTGGGGGAATTCGCGGCCCAGCATACCGTGGTCGCGCAGCATCTTGCCGCGCTCCTCGGCGGGCAGCAGGTACCACTCGTAGGAGCGGACAAAGGGATAGACGCAAATCCAGGCCTCGGGCTCGATACCGCGGGCAAAGGAAGGCCAGTGGTTCTTCGAGAACTCCGCATCGCGGTGCACGCCCATGGCGGACCAGGCAATTTCGGTGTTCGCAAACAGTTCCGTGCGCCGGATCCGGCGCAGGGCTGCCTGCAGCGCTTCGGCCTTGCTGCCGTGCAGCCAGACCATCACGTCCGCGTCAACGCGCATGGCGGACACGTCGTACAGGCCGCGCAGTGTCACGTTGTCGGCGCCGAGGTCCTTCGCGAGGGTTTCAAAGGCCTCCACTGCACCGTCGGAGACCGGTGTCGCGGGCGCCCCGGACCGCTTGAATACGGTCCAGAGGGTAAAGAACTGCTCTTCGTTTTCAGCCGCCCCGGAGGCGCTCTGATCCATCGTCTCAGTCATGATTAACAGTCTGCCCCTTGCTTGTGGGTAAATCGAAACACAGAACTTCTACAACTTGTAGAAAGTGGTTAATGTCACACCTGCTGCAGCGCCCGCGCCAGAGCCGCCGTCCGGGTCCGGGTATCCGCGGTTACCGCGGCCAGCCCGGTACCG from Arthrobacter zhangbolii includes the following:
- the hemQ gene encoding hydrogen peroxide-dependent heme synthase; the protein is MTETMDQSASGAAENEEQFFTLWTVFKRSGAPATPVSDGAVEAFETLAKDLGADNVTLRGLYDVSAMRVDADVMVWLHGSKAEALQAALRRIRRTELFANTEIAWSAMGVHRDAEFSKNHWPSFARGIEPEAWICVYPFVRSYEWYLLPAEERGKMLRDHGMLGREFPQVLANTVASFALGDWEWILGLEAPNLVDLVDMMRHLRSTEARNHVREEVPFYTGRRIPAAEVAEVLK